AGCGAATGCCGCTGGAATATTGCCAAGGCGAATCTGCTTAGCACCTTGCCAATGAGCAAATTCAGTAAACGCAGTGTGCAGGCTCTTTATCAAGGACTGGCTCGGCTTAATGCCGTCCTCTAGATACAGACTGATAATTTCAAGCTCTTCAATTTTACGATGCATTTTTGCATCGATTCGCCCCACAATTCCCCCTTGATGCAGCAATGGCAGAACAAAATATCCGTATTTGCGTTTTTGGGCGGGGGTATAGCATTCAAGACGATAAGAGAAGTTAAAGAGGGTTTCGGCGCGCTTGCGATCCCATACAACAGGATCAAATGGTGATAACACTGCTGTGTGAGTGGCACGCAAGGTGTTTTTTTCTGCTTGAGCCAATAATGGGAACTGGTCGCAGTGCAGCCACATTTCGCCAATGCCCTCAACGTTAACCAACATGGCGCTGCCATTTTCCTGCCATTTGGCGAGCAACGGCTTGAGGGATATTTTCTTCAACCGGTAATAATCAGCCAACCATTCAGGGCGAAAAATACCGAGACTGCGCGCACTGTTTTCCAGCATCTGCTGTTCGGCATCATGCTGATGAATAAGATGCAAATCATCATTCCAGTGCGGTAATACGCGCGAGGTCAGATCATAAACACGCTGGAAATTGCGCCGTTCAATCACCATGACTTTTCCGGCCGTGAATAATCCCTCAAGATGTTTCTTATGAGGCTTCCACTCCCACCACCCGCTCGCGCCTTTACGTGGATGTTCAAAGTCAGCAGAACGTACCGGACCATTGTGCTCAATATAAGCCAGGAGTTTCTCTATCTCTTCGGCATGCTCGACCATCCATTCAGGACGATATTTCCAACCCATATTTTCGGGATTAAGCATCCGATGACGAATCAGAGAAAAATCTTTTCTCGGCAAAAAACATGCTTCGTGTGCCCAGTACTCCATTAAATCGCCGTTAAGCAAAGCATCATCCAGCCAGTTTTGCGGATATTGACCTAAGCGACTGAATAACACCAGATAGGGGCTTCGAGCGACAATGTTGATGGTATCGATCTGGAGTAACGACATGCGGTTAATGGCCGCGACAACATCGGTAGATTTTGTGCAGCGGCGAGGCTTGAGGAGCAAGCCCTGCGCCGAGAGATGGAGGTTACGAGCAGCACGTAAAGTCAGTTGCGGTACGGACATAAAAGAGTCCTGTATTTAGCAAACTCGAATTCTGGTGCGGTAAATAAGGTTTATCGCACCAGCGCCAATAATGACTGCAATAACGCATCGGCTTGTGGTTGCGCCAGATGGGCATCCACCGGCAAAAACCACCAGTTATCGTGACCGGTAGCGAATGCGCGGCATTTCACTGCGTCTTTTTCAGTCATTAACAGGGTTTGGCCCGGCTGCACTAATTTCACGACGTCATTTTCACTTAGAGCCTGATGGTCTGCGAGACTGACGGTCCTCATCGGGGTCAAACCACATTGCTGTAAAGTAGCGAAAAAACGCGGAGGATGGCCAATTCCAGCCATAGCGACCACGTTTTCCAGCGTATGCACTGGACGGCGTTCGCCAGTCAACAAATTAACTGCGTTGTCTGGCTGCAATGTCATGCTGATTTCCCCCGGCTGAGCTTCACCACCATTGGTGATGATTGCATCAACAGAGGCCAGACGACCCGTTCGTTCGCGCATCGGCCCGGCAGGAAGCCACCAGCCATTGCCAAAGCGTCGAATCCCATCAACAACCACGATTTCTTTGTCACGAGCTAACGCATAGTGCTGCAAACCATCATCTGTGATGATCAGCTGCGGTTGTGCTTTTTCCACTAACATTTGCACGGCTTCACTGCGGCGCGGGGCTACGGCAACAGCAGCGCCAGTGCGCAGATAGATCAGTACTGGCTCATCGCCTGCCTGAGAGGTGGTTGTATTATCATCGAGCAACAAGGGATAGTGTTCAGCTTTACCGCCGTAACCACGGGAGACCACCCCAACACGGATACCACGCTGCTGAAGTTGTTCAACCAACCATATCACAACAGGTGTTTTTCCATTACCACCGGCTGTCAGATTGCCCACCACCACTACCGGCACCGGAGCACGCCAGGACTTTTTTAATCCTAACCGGTAGCAAAGACGTATTGCACCGCTCACCAGGCCATACAGCCAGGCGAGCGGTAAGAGCAAAAGGTAGAGGGGAGATTTTCCCGACCAAATGCGTTCTATCATGAGCCGAATTGCATTCTATGTAGTTGGGCGTAAACCCCACGATGCTCAATCAACTCTGCGTGAGGACCGCGTTCCACGATACGTCCATCTTCCACCACCACAATTTCATCAGCCTGTTCAATGGTTGATAAACGGTGAGCAATGACCAGCGAAGTACGGTTTTTCTGCAGTTCATCCAACGCAGCCTGAATGGCACGTTCTGACTCTGTATCTAAAGCGGAGGTCGCTTCATCAAGAATCAGGATTGGGCTATCACGCAATAATGCACGCGCAATCGCAATACGCTGGCGTTGACCGCCCGAGAGCAATACACCATTTTCACCGATAATCGTATCCAGGCCATTCTCCATTTTGCTAATGAAGTCCATGGCATACGCCATACGTGCAGCATTTTCAATGTCGGCACGGCTGTACTGTTGAGTACGCGCATAGGCAATATTGTTAGCAATGGTGTCATTGAACAAATGAACGTTTTGCGAAACGAGAGCAACCTGATTACGCAGAGAAGATAAGGTGTATTCGCGAATATCTACCCCATCAATCGTAATGTTACCTTCCTGAATATCGTAGAAACGCGTCATCAGGCTGGCGATTGTTGACTTACCGGAACCGGAACGACCAACCAATGCCACCGTCTTACCGGCAGGTATATTGAGGTTGATCTTACGCAGTGCTGGTACTTCGCGGCCAGGGTAGGTAAAGGTCACGTCACGGAATTCAACATCGCCTTTAGCACGTTCAATCACACGCGTTCCTTCGTCTTTCTCTTGTTCTGAATCAAGAATAGAGAACAGAGTCTGGCACGCAGCCATACCACGCTGGAATTGGGCATTGACGTTAGTCAGTGATTTCAGTGGACGCATCAATGCAATCATTGAAGAGAACACAACGGTAATCGTACCGGCGGTCAACGTTTCCATCACACTAGGGAAACTCGCAGCATAAATCACGAAGGCCAGAGCCAGAGAAGCAATAAGCTGAATGATTGGGTCAGATATGGACGAAGCAGAAACCAGTTTCATCCCCTGGCGACGCATACGGTTACTGACGTTATTGAAACGTTCAGTTTCCACTTCCTGGCCACCGAAGATCAGGACTTCTTTATGGCCTTTCAGCATTTGCTCAGCACTGGTGGTGACTTGCCCCATCGTGTTTTGCATATTTTTGCTGATATTACGGAAACGTTTGGAAACCATACGAATCGCAAAGGAAACGATGGGTGCCAGTACAATCAGGATTAATGAAAGCTGCCAGCTATACCAGAACATCAGCACAAACAGGCCGATGATGGATGCGCCTTCACGTACAACGGTGATTAACGCGCTCGAAGATGAGGAAGCAACCTGTTCAGAATCGTAGGTAATACGTGAGAGCAGCGTG
The nucleotide sequence above comes from Buttiauxella selenatireducens. Encoded proteins:
- a CDS encoding winged helix-turn-helix domain-containing protein, which encodes MSVPQLTLRAARNLHLSAQGLLLKPRRCTKSTDVVAAINRMSLLQIDTINIVARSPYLVLFSRLGQYPQNWLDDALLNGDLMEYWAHEACFLPRKDFSLIRHRMLNPENMGWKYRPEWMVEHAEEIEKLLAYIEHNGPVRSADFEHPRKGASGWWEWKPHKKHLEGLFTAGKVMVIERRNFQRVYDLTSRVLPHWNDDLHLIHQHDAEQQMLENSARSLGIFRPEWLADYYRLKKISLKPLLAKWQENGSAMLVNVEGIGEMWLHCDQFPLLAQAEKNTLRATHTAVLSPFDPVVWDRKRAETLFNFSYRLECYTPAQKRKYGYFVLPLLHQGGIVGRIDAKMHRKIEELEIISLYLEDGIKPSQSLIKSLHTAFTEFAHWQGAKQIRLGNIPAAFASSWGEGWEISQGSA
- the lpxK gene encoding tetraacyldisaccharide 4'-kinase, with amino-acid sequence MIERIWSGKSPLYLLLLPLAWLYGLVSGAIRLCYRLGLKKSWRAPVPVVVVGNLTAGGNGKTPVVIWLVEQLQQRGIRVGVVSRGYGGKAEHYPLLLDDNTTTSQAGDEPVLIYLRTGAAVAVAPRRSEAVQMLVEKAQPQLIITDDGLQHYALARDKEIVVVDGIRRFGNGWWLPAGPMRERTGRLASVDAIITNGGEAQPGEISMTLQPDNAVNLLTGERRPVHTLENVVAMAGIGHPPRFFATLQQCGLTPMRTVSLADHQALSENDVVKLVQPGQTLLMTEKDAVKCRAFATGHDNWWFLPVDAHLAQPQADALLQSLLALVR
- the msbA gene encoding lipid A ABC transporter ATP-binding protein/permease MsbA, with the protein product MHNDKDLSTWQTFRRLWPMIAPFKPGLIVAGIALILNAASDTYMLSLLKPLLDDGFGKTDKSVLLWMPLVVIGLMVLRGVTSYVSSYCISWVSGQVVMNMRRRLFSHMMGMPVAFFDQQSTGTLLSRITYDSEQVASSSSSALITVVREGASIIGLFVLMFWYSWQLSLILIVLAPIVSFAIRMVSKRFRNISKNMQNTMGQVTTSAEQMLKGHKEVLIFGGQEVETERFNNVSNRMRRQGMKLVSASSISDPIIQLIASLALAFVIYAASFPSVMETLTAGTITVVFSSMIALMRPLKSLTNVNAQFQRGMAACQTLFSILDSEQEKDEGTRVIERAKGDVEFRDVTFTYPGREVPALRKINLNIPAGKTVALVGRSGSGKSTIASLMTRFYDIQEGNITIDGVDIREYTLSSLRNQVALVSQNVHLFNDTIANNIAYARTQQYSRADIENAARMAYAMDFISKMENGLDTIIGENGVLLSGGQRQRIAIARALLRDSPILILDEATSALDTESERAIQAALDELQKNRTSLVIAHRLSTIEQADEIVVVEDGRIVERGPHAELIEHRGVYAQLHRMQFGS